A single Ruficoccus amylovorans DNA region contains:
- a CDS encoding AarF/UbiB family protein yields MTLLNPLDLYSNAVRTKEIVTVLVRHGFGDLLEQLPIPRGWIKRFIPADAQHLNLWQRIRVVLEDLGPTFVKFGQILSTRPDVLPEPLIAELKLLRSKVKAVPFEQMQPILLSELGEETGTHFSEFDETPVACGSIGQVYRARLRRDGSVVAVKVQRPNLKKPIKADIEIIGWLARLLHDKVEELRPYDLPDIVAETGKGIMQELDFTIECRNAQLFNALNPDPEHVFAPHVYDEFTTARLSVCEWVDGVSPGDPSITPEEGKELARIGGNSIFQQIVITGFFHADPHGGNILITPERRLCFIDWGLAGQLTRQMRYFLADLFAAIASSDPEKVVRVVNVMAVGKDRLDEIKLEKETGFVLRKYQNKFGKSEPVGEIVLELLYVFGVNGITLARDYSLLAKAIVSIEESGLDLDPSFDIRTIARPYLKKLAYERWNPINLLKQNWWGLQGHFARLRELPGEVQRFFRKMEDGDIAIKLKHEGFESLISSFDSGINRLSFSLIIAALLIGSSFIISGTIQAGHASGSLLVHIATAGFISAGVLGGWLIFDILRHGRHKKK; encoded by the coding sequence CTGCGGATGCACAGCACCTGAACCTGTGGCAACGCATCCGCGTCGTGCTGGAAGACCTTGGGCCAACTTTCGTCAAGTTCGGCCAGATACTCAGTACCCGGCCCGACGTGCTGCCCGAGCCGCTCATTGCTGAGCTCAAGCTCCTGCGTTCGAAGGTCAAGGCCGTCCCCTTTGAGCAGATGCAGCCCATTCTCCTGAGTGAGTTGGGGGAGGAAACCGGGACGCATTTTTCCGAGTTCGACGAAACGCCGGTAGCCTGCGGGTCCATCGGGCAGGTCTACCGCGCCCGCCTGCGCCGGGACGGCTCCGTCGTGGCGGTGAAAGTCCAACGCCCGAACCTGAAAAAACCGATCAAGGCGGACATCGAGATCATTGGCTGGCTGGCCCGTCTGCTCCACGACAAGGTCGAGGAACTGCGTCCTTACGACCTGCCAGACATCGTGGCCGAGACCGGCAAGGGCATCATGCAAGAGCTGGATTTTACCATCGAGTGCCGTAATGCCCAACTCTTTAACGCGCTCAACCCGGACCCGGAGCACGTCTTTGCGCCGCACGTTTACGACGAGTTCACGACGGCCCGTCTGAGCGTTTGTGAATGGGTCGATGGCGTCTCGCCCGGTGACCCCTCCATCACCCCCGAGGAGGGGAAGGAGCTGGCCCGCATCGGCGGCAACAGCATTTTCCAGCAAATCGTCATCACGGGTTTTTTCCACGCCGACCCGCATGGGGGAAATATCCTCATCACGCCGGAGCGGCGGCTGTGCTTCATCGACTGGGGTCTGGCGGGGCAGCTCACCCGGCAGATGCGCTACTTTCTGGCCGATCTTTTCGCGGCCATCGCCTCGTCTGATCCGGAAAAGGTCGTGCGTGTGGTCAATGTCATGGCTGTGGGCAAGGACCGTCTCGACGAGATCAAGCTGGAGAAGGAAACCGGCTTCGTTCTGCGCAAGTACCAGAACAAGTTCGGCAAGAGCGAGCCGGTGGGCGAGATCGTGCTTGAGCTGCTCTACGTTTTCGGGGTCAACGGCATCACGCTGGCCCGCGACTACTCCCTGCTGGCCAAGGCCATTGTCTCCATCGAGGAATCCGGCCTCGACCTGGACCCGTCTTTCGACATCCGCACAATTGCGCGGCCTTACCTGAAAAAACTGGCCTACGAGCGCTGGAACCCGATCAACCTGCTCAAGCAGAACTGGTGGGGGCTTCAGGGGCACTTCGCCCGCCTGCGCGAACTTCCCGGCGAGGTGCAGCGCTTCTTCCGCAAGATGGAGGACGGCGACATCGCGATCAAGCTCAAGCACGAGGGCTTCGAGTCGCTGATCAGCTCGTTTGATTCGGGTATCAACCGCCTGTCCTTTTCTCTCATTATCGCGGCCCTGCTCATCGGCTCGTCCTTCATCATTTCGGGAACAATCCAGGCGGGGCACGCCTCGGGCAGCTTATTAGTCCACATCGCCACGGCCGGGTTTATCAGCGCGGGTGTCCTTGGCGGCTGGTTGATCTTCGATATCCTCCGCCACGGACGGCACAAGAAGAAATAA
- the hemA gene encoding glutamyl-tRNA reductase: MPAADQPQLFLLGSSHRTAPLAVRETFALNTDSAHALYGHLKQQAGLSECLILNTCNRVEIYGVGSDAGSRSRLEESLRMAHGFDTSAFLQHGFWLTGEEVVRHAFEVAAGLDSQIVGETEILGQIKNSYAGASASAATGPILNRLFQKSFQAAKWARTHTGIGRGQVSIGNVAAELAQRVCGDLREISVLLVGTGEVAEKTVQALVSRGACRVTVAGRNLIKARELADIFQGPCMSVADVPRVLTFHDIVICSTASEEPILRKDAVAPALRQRPTRPLFAIDLALPRDIEDAIAELSNIYLYNLDDLAAIANENLKARQAEVEKARHGLLERATRLWSHLCG, translated from the coding sequence ATGCCAGCCGCTGACCAGCCCCAGCTCTTTCTGCTTGGCAGCTCGCACCGCACAGCACCACTGGCGGTACGGGAGACCTTCGCGCTCAACACCGATTCGGCCCACGCCCTCTATGGGCACCTCAAGCAGCAGGCCGGGCTCAGCGAGTGCCTCATCCTCAACACCTGCAACCGGGTCGAGATCTACGGCGTCGGTTCCGACGCCGGAAGTCGCTCGCGGCTGGAAGAGTCACTACGCATGGCGCATGGGTTCGATACCTCGGCTTTCCTGCAACACGGCTTCTGGCTGACGGGCGAGGAGGTCGTCCGGCACGCCTTCGAGGTCGCTGCCGGGCTTGATTCGCAAATAGTCGGCGAAACCGAGATCCTCGGCCAGATCAAGAACTCCTACGCCGGGGCCTCCGCTTCCGCCGCTACCGGCCCGATCCTTAACCGCCTTTTCCAGAAAAGCTTCCAGGCCGCCAAATGGGCCCGCACCCACACCGGAATCGGACGCGGCCAGGTGAGCATCGGCAATGTCGCCGCCGAATTGGCCCAGCGCGTCTGCGGCGACCTGCGGGAGATTTCCGTCCTGCTTGTGGGCACGGGTGAAGTGGCCGAAAAAACCGTTCAGGCGCTCGTCAGCCGGGGCGCGTGCCGCGTCACCGTGGCCGGGCGTAACCTGATCAAGGCCCGCGAGCTGGCCGACATTTTTCAGGGGCCGTGCATGAGCGTGGCCGACGTGCCACGCGTATTGACTTTCCATGACATCGTGATCTGCTCCACCGCCTCGGAGGAGCCGATCCTGCGCAAGGATGCCGTCGCACCAGCTCTTCGCCAGCGCCCCACCCGCCCGCTCTTCGCTATCGACCTGGCTCTGCCCCGCGATATCGAGGACGCCATCGCCGAGCTGAGTAACATCTATCTCTACAACCTCGACGACCTCGCCGCCATCGCCAACGAAAACCTCAAAGCCCGCCAGGCCGAAGTCGAGAAAGCCCGCCACGGCCTGCTCGAACGCGCCACCCGGCTCTGGTCTCACCTTTGCGGCTAA
- a CDS encoding cytochrome C assembly family protein produces the protein MSPDLHTGHPLFWIGTVLYALSFLFALVSISSEQRLIRSVFMTLLAGGFLFQSLGLYFRGIEERAFPLTNPFEILQVLSWSAVCVNLILRPLFRLSLLNFFSAGLATLLGALSLANLHWDYNAVPTHIGSNPWVGFHAVLAVFSYGVFGVLAITSLMYLIQNYGLNRRRAGALFSLLPAIRQLEDINSKLIVFGVSVLTVSVAIGCLNWIALPGTIGALKLSVAIAVWAAYLVLLFLRNTNRLIASPFARACVILFVAALVSLWPLMLRTAPETPATGTGMYDDASR, from the coding sequence ATGTCACCCGACCTCCACACTGGCCACCCGCTTTTCTGGATCGGCACCGTCCTGTACGCGTTGTCGTTCCTGTTCGCGCTGGTCTCGATCAGTTCCGAGCAGCGGCTCATCCGCTCGGTCTTTATGACGCTGCTGGCGGGGGGCTTCCTTTTCCAGAGCCTGGGGCTGTATTTCCGAGGGATCGAGGAGCGGGCCTTTCCGCTGACCAACCCCTTTGAAATCCTGCAAGTGCTCTCGTGGAGCGCCGTCTGCGTGAACCTGATTCTGCGGCCGCTGTTCCGGCTCAGCCTGCTGAATTTCTTCAGTGCCGGGCTGGCCACGCTGCTGGGGGCGCTCTCGCTGGCCAATCTGCACTGGGACTACAACGCCGTGCCCACCCACATCGGCTCGAACCCGTGGGTCGGCTTCCACGCGGTGCTGGCGGTTTTCAGTTACGGGGTCTTCGGCGTGCTGGCCATCACTTCGCTGATGTACCTGATCCAGAACTACGGGCTCAACCGCCGCCGGGCCGGGGCGCTTTTTTCCCTGCTCCCGGCCATCCGCCAGCTTGAGGACATCAACAGCAAGCTGATCGTCTTCGGGGTGAGCGTGCTGACCGTCTCGGTCGCCATCGGCTGCCTCAACTGGATCGCCCTGCCCGGCACCATCGGCGCGCTCAAGCTGAGCGTAGCCATTGCCGTGTGGGCCGCCTACCTCGTCCTGCTCTTTCTCAGAAACACCAACCGGCTGATCGCTTCGCCCTTCGCACGGGCCTGCGTGATCCTCTTTGTGGCGGCTCTGGTTTCCCTGTGGCCGCTTATGCTCCGCACCGCTCCGGAAACCCCGGCCACGGGCACCGGGATGTACGACGATGCCAGCCGCTGA
- the hemH gene encoding ferrochelatase, translated as MVKPAVLLLNLGSPDSTSVPDVRRYLKEFLLDERVIDAPAPVRNFVVRGMILPFRPKRSSAAYAKVWTPEGSPLIVSSQQQRQAVDAGNPEVMVELAMRYGTPSIPEAIARLKAAGVTHLFIVPLYPHYAMSSYETVLVRVTEEIAAQGFAVKTETLQPFYRDDDYISALVESARPYLEEPYDLLLFSYHGIPERHLRKSDPSHAHCLCVPDCCATPNPAHATCYRHQCLETTRAFVEKAGIPEGKFAFSFQSRLGRDPWLKPYTDHMLEELPGRGVKRLRVICPAFVSDCLETLEEIAMEGKETFLEAGGEDFKQIPCLNNHPAWLRVLNDRVGLWLDSLGA; from the coding sequence ATGGTCAAACCTGCCGTCCTGTTGCTCAATCTCGGTTCGCCCGATTCCACGTCGGTGCCGGATGTGCGCCGCTACCTGAAGGAGTTTCTTCTCGACGAGCGTGTGATCGACGCCCCGGCCCCGGTCCGCAACTTCGTCGTGCGCGGCATGATCCTGCCCTTCCGCCCGAAGCGTTCCTCCGCCGCCTATGCCAAGGTCTGGACGCCGGAGGGCTCGCCGTTGATCGTCTCCAGCCAGCAGCAACGCCAGGCTGTGGACGCGGGCAACCCCGAGGTCATGGTCGAGTTGGCCATGCGCTACGGCACGCCATCCATCCCCGAGGCTATCGCCCGGCTCAAGGCCGCAGGCGTCACCCACCTGTTTATCGTGCCGCTCTACCCGCACTACGCCATGAGCAGCTACGAGACCGTGCTTGTGCGCGTGACCGAGGAAATCGCCGCACAGGGCTTCGCGGTTAAAACGGAGACGCTCCAGCCTTTTTACCGGGACGATGACTATATCTCGGCGCTGGTCGAGAGCGCCCGCCCCTATCTGGAGGAGCCCTACGACCTGCTGCTTTTCTCCTACCACGGCATCCCCGAGCGGCACCTGCGCAAGTCCGACCCCTCGCACGCCCACTGTCTGTGCGTGCCCGACTGCTGCGCCACCCCCAACCCGGCTCACGCCACCTGCTACCGCCACCAGTGCCTGGAAACGACCCGCGCCTTCGTCGAAAAAGCGGGCATCCCCGAGGGCAAATTCGCCTTTTCCTTCCAGTCCCGCCTGGGCCGCGATCCGTGGCTGAAGCCCTACACCGACCACATGCTGGAAGAACTCCCCGGCCGCGGGGTCAAGCGCCTGCGGGTCATCTGCCCGGCCTTCGTCTCGGACTGCCTGGAGACGCTGGAGGAGATCGCGATGGAGGGCAAGGAGACCTTCCTCGAAGCCGGGGGCGAAGATTTCAAGCAAATCCCCTGCCTCAACAACCACCCCGCCTGGCTGCGCGTGCTCAACGATCGCGTCGGCCTCTGGCTCGACAGTCTCGGGGCGTGA
- a CDS encoding thioredoxin family protein, protein MKNILLRTSLFAGLLTALVACSDFGSSKAEAMIIPPTKISMTDQPGVPAGWVTDYKAALELAKKENRPVLIDFTGSDWCGWCIKLDRETFSKEAFKTYAKDNLVLLYLDFPNEKPQDAALKQQNVKLKGEYGVRGFPTMVLLSPDGKKIWQNGGYLAGGPDALISAINKATGK, encoded by the coding sequence ATGAAAAACATTCTCCTGCGTACCAGCCTCTTTGCCGGGCTGCTCACCGCCCTTGTGGCCTGCTCGGACTTCGGCTCCAGCAAGGCCGAAGCCATGATCATCCCCCCGACCAAGATCTCCATGACCGACCAACCCGGCGTGCCCGCCGGCTGGGTCACCGACTACAAGGCCGCCCTCGAACTGGCCAAAAAGGAGAACCGCCCCGTGCTGATCGACTTCACCGGCTCGGACTGGTGCGGCTGGTGCATTAAGCTCGACCGCGAAACCTTCAGCAAGGAAGCCTTCAAGACCTACGCCAAAGACAACCTCGTCCTGCTCTACCTGGACTTCCCCAACGAAAAACCCCAGGACGCCGCCCTTAAGCAGCAGAATGTTAAGCTCAAGGGGGAGTATGGCGTGCGCGGCTTTCCCACCATGGTCCTCCTCTCCCCGGACGGTAAAAAGATCTGGCAAAATGGTGGCTACCTCGCCGGGGGCCCCGACGCCCTCATTAGCGCGATCAACAAAGCCACCGGCAAGTAA
- a CDS encoding O-antigen ligase family protein: protein MPISSVRERRRPSRGRIREETLFYRLGRLYHTRLRNLVLPAWLFLVVVAGGGTSLWAQALVLIVGGLAVLIHPPYSTPGRGFDWAVLAWILTACLAFLPGSVLGRPDWWESATGLGIELPGTFAPAPYLTLEALLLLLGGVMWFYLIWQWKPQGDEGRQALSFFSTVTALLALAVAIGTYNGWTYPLGRGARVFSFFDNRNQMATVLAIGGVISFALAMQAMRKGKIKGIWHLVNTLVVFVGLAFCQSRAGLLLFGLGCVVWFAVRLRVSRVNMMFKLGAPIFILCLGLLVIFGRSTLERFSLWESDSTGQLTEMRLGVYQDAAKMALDHPVSGVGLGNFGGVFPQYRDKAMIFQSIIHPESDWMWVFSEMGFPGLIALLAALIFLMGRLFPFGEDRTAPFRAAAAVALLIFILHSLIDVPGHRFGTFLLAALLYRLAAAPAHSQPRRPLVGRWAWRLVALICLGGGLFWLVVSALGLPLNSRLAREKAVEAISQESIRKTRDATALLGTLDRAIDFEPLWWWYYSVRGQTRLSLQRDEKGALEDFRRARFLDKTSSEVSFYEGKVWLDYNNRNALAAWRDALNRQDPNRQDLFRKMLEGSLRYPRFQQDLSMLTRFDSDFRYSYLLQLDGPRFREEIKTDILTAPELDNFTPEQRGKLLEKWALKGDQQALVAHLDQYPGIVPNEAYYRAIALAGEGKYDAAVEALAPQLTPARIVRPRQYVGTSLEEHRQVFSNTPGDPVRGLVLLDMQIKAGDYSGARRTADTMSAQKQVPPALYYWKGEVLRNLGLSKEAWEAWYEYTKKVPLGFPAVESEPTP from the coding sequence ATGCCAATCTCTTCTGTCAGGGAACGCCGCCGGCCTTCTCGGGGCCGTATTCGCGAGGAAACGCTGTTCTACCGCCTGGGACGGCTTTACCACACGCGCTTGCGTAATCTTGTGCTGCCCGCGTGGCTGTTTCTGGTCGTCGTCGCCGGGGGCGGGACGTCCCTCTGGGCGCAGGCCCTCGTCTTGATCGTGGGCGGGTTGGCCGTGCTGATCCATCCGCCCTACAGCACACCCGGGCGGGGCTTTGACTGGGCGGTGCTGGCCTGGATATTGACGGCGTGCCTGGCGTTTCTGCCGGGATCGGTACTCGGGCGACCGGACTGGTGGGAGAGCGCCACCGGACTGGGGATTGAGCTGCCCGGGACCTTTGCCCCCGCTCCTTACCTCACACTGGAGGCCCTGCTGCTCCTGCTGGGCGGGGTGATGTGGTTTTACCTTATCTGGCAATGGAAACCGCAGGGGGACGAGGGGCGGCAGGCCCTGAGCTTTTTCTCCACCGTGACGGCACTGCTGGCGCTGGCGGTGGCCATCGGCACCTACAACGGTTGGACTTATCCGCTGGGACGCGGGGCGCGGGTTTTTTCGTTTTTCGACAACCGCAACCAGATGGCCACCGTGCTGGCCATAGGGGGCGTGATCTCGTTTGCGCTGGCCATGCAGGCGATGCGCAAGGGCAAGATCAAGGGCATCTGGCACCTGGTCAACACGCTGGTGGTGTTCGTGGGGCTGGCCTTTTGCCAGTCGCGGGCCGGGTTGCTACTCTTCGGGCTGGGGTGTGTGGTCTGGTTTGCGGTGCGCCTGCGGGTGTCGCGGGTGAACATGATGTTCAAGCTCGGGGCTCCGATTTTCATTCTCTGCCTGGGGTTGCTGGTGATCTTCGGGCGCAGCACGTTGGAGCGTTTTTCGCTCTGGGAGTCGGACAGCACCGGCCAGTTGACCGAGATGCGGCTCGGCGTGTACCAGGACGCGGCCAAAATGGCGCTCGACCACCCGGTGTCCGGAGTCGGGCTGGGGAATTTCGGTGGTGTCTTCCCGCAGTACCGGGACAAGGCCATGATTTTCCAGTCAATCATCCACCCGGAAAGCGACTGGATGTGGGTGTTTAGCGAAATGGGCTTCCCCGGCCTGATCGCGTTGCTGGCGGCATTGATATTCCTGATGGGGCGGCTGTTCCCCTTTGGCGAGGACCGGACGGCCCCCTTCCGGGCGGCGGCGGCGGTCGCGCTGCTTATCTTTATCCTGCACAGTCTGATTGACGTGCCCGGCCATCGCTTCGGGACATTCCTGCTGGCCGCGCTATTATATCGGCTGGCGGCGGCGCCCGCGCATTCACAGCCGCGCCGTCCGCTGGTTGGGCGCTGGGCCTGGCGGCTTGTGGCGCTGATCTGCCTGGGCGGGGGACTGTTCTGGCTGGTTGTTTCCGCGCTGGGGTTGCCGTTGAACTCCCGCCTCGCCCGGGAAAAGGCGGTCGAAGCGATCTCGCAGGAGAGCATACGCAAGACCCGCGACGCAACGGCCCTGCTGGGTACGCTGGACCGGGCGATTGATTTCGAACCGCTGTGGTGGTGGTACTACAGTGTGCGTGGGCAGACGCGGCTCAGTCTCCAACGGGATGAAAAAGGTGCGTTGGAAGACTTTCGCCGGGCGCGCTTCCTCGACAAGACTTCCTCCGAAGTCTCCTTTTACGAGGGCAAGGTCTGGCTCGACTACAACAACCGCAACGCACTGGCGGCCTGGCGCGACGCGCTCAACCGCCAGGACCCCAACCGTCAAGACCTGTTCCGCAAGATGCTGGAAGGCTCCCTGCGTTACCCGCGCTTTCAGCAGGATCTGAGCATGCTCACGCGCTTTGACAGCGATTTCCGGTACAGCTACCTGCTCCAGCTCGATGGGCCCCGCTTCCGCGAAGAGATCAAAACGGACATACTGACCGCGCCGGAACTCGACAATTTCACGCCGGAACAGCGGGGGAAACTGCTGGAAAAATGGGCGCTCAAGGGCGACCAGCAGGCGCTCGTCGCGCACCTGGACCAGTATCCCGGCATCGTGCCGAACGAGGCTTATTACCGCGCGATAGCCTTGGCTGGTGAGGGTAAGTACGACGCGGCTGTGGAAGCGCTTGCCCCCCAACTGACGCCGGCCCGGATCGTCCGCCCGCGCCAATATGTCGGGACAAGCCTGGAGGAGCATCGGCAGGTCTTCAGCAACACGCCGGGCGACCCCGTGCGGGGCCTTGTGCTGCTGGACATGCAGATCAAGGCCGGGGACTACTCTGGTGCCCGCCGCACCGCCGACACGATGTCGGCGCAGAAGCAGGTCCCGCCCGCCCTCTACTACTGGAAGGGTGAAGTCCTGCGCAACCTCGGCCTGTCCAAGGAGGCCTGGGAGGCCTGGTATGAGTACACCAAAAAAGTTCCGCTGGGCTTTCCCGCCGTTGAGAGCGAGCCGACGCCGTAG
- a CDS encoding aspartyl/asparaginyl beta-hydroxylase domain-containing protein: MESEKQRLKNPTSTFDKMFTGFLSWVERRIAKHSVHGNPPVYDPAEFPWVAEIDKEWKLVRAELDKLLERREELPNFHDISPDVSSITNDNNWKTFFLLGYGVNCEENQKSCPETTRLIRKIPGIKTAMFSILSPGKHIPHHTGPYNGVLRYHLGLVVPEPREQCRIRVDEQYIVWEEGKGIVFDDCFDHEVWNDTDGVRVVLFVDFVRPVKFPFNLLNKLVLSTAAFTPYIREANENQKKWEKQFHQKDKAAAN; encoded by the coding sequence ATGGAATCGGAAAAGCAACGCCTCAAAAATCCAACTTCGACCTTTGACAAGATGTTCACGGGCTTTCTCTCGTGGGTCGAACGGCGGATCGCCAAGCACTCCGTCCACGGCAACCCCCCGGTTTACGATCCGGCGGAGTTCCCTTGGGTGGCCGAGATCGACAAGGAGTGGAAGCTCGTCCGCGCCGAACTCGACAAGCTTCTCGAACGCCGCGAGGAACTGCCCAATTTCCACGATATTTCACCCGATGTCTCCTCCATCACCAACGACAACAACTGGAAGACCTTTTTCCTGCTCGGCTACGGCGTTAACTGTGAGGAGAACCAGAAGTCCTGCCCCGAGACCACGCGCCTGATCCGCAAGATTCCGGGGATCAAGACCGCGATGTTCAGCATCCTCTCACCGGGCAAGCACATCCCCCACCACACCGGCCCCTACAACGGAGTCCTGCGCTACCACCTCGGGCTGGTCGTGCCCGAGCCCAGGGAACAGTGCCGCATCCGCGTCGATGAGCAGTACATCGTCTGGGAAGAGGGTAAGGGCATCGTCTTTGACGACTGCTTCGACCACGAGGTCTGGAACGATACCGACGGGGTGCGCGTGGTGCTTTTCGTCGATTTCGTGCGCCCGGTGAAGTTCCCCTTCAACCTGCTCAACAAACTGGTGCTCTCGACCGCCGCCTTTACGCCCTACATCCGCGAGGCCAACGAAAACCAGAAAAAGTGGGAGAAGCAGTTTCACCAGAAGGACAAAGCCGCCGCGAACTGA
- a CDS encoding EVE domain-containing protein produces MARNYWLFKSEPSEFSIDDLKNRPNQTESWDGVRNYQARNFMRDDMKCGDLGLFYHSNCDEVGVAGVCEITQEAHPDHTAWEKGNKHFDEKSSPENPRWVMVAVTWKETFPRTVTLDEIKAHPKLQNMRVAQRGNRLSITPVTKAEFEIICKAARK; encoded by the coding sequence ATGGCCCGCAACTACTGGCTCTTTAAGTCCGAACCCTCCGAGTTCTCTATCGACGATCTCAAGAACCGTCCCAACCAGACCGAGTCCTGGGACGGTGTCCGCAACTACCAGGCGCGCAACTTCATGCGCGACGACATGAAGTGCGGCGATCTTGGGCTGTTCTATCACTCCAACTGCGACGAGGTAGGCGTCGCCGGTGTGTGCGAGATCACACAGGAGGCGCACCCGGACCACACCGCCTGGGAAAAGGGCAACAAGCACTTCGACGAAAAATCCTCCCCCGAGAACCCGCGCTGGGTGATGGTCGCCGTGACCTGGAAAGAAACCTTTCCGCGCACCGTCACGCTGGACGAGATCAAGGCCCACCCGAAGCTTCAGAACATGCGAGTGGCCCAGCGCGGCAACCGTCTTTCGATCACCCCGGTGACGAAGGCCGAGTTCGAGATCATCTGCAAGGCCGCCCGTAAGTAG
- a CDS encoding class I SAM-dependent methyltransferase encodes MKSTVQPAPVSMTALAQKMIAEVIRPGDLAIDATVGNGLDTFFLADQVGPGGNVVGFDIQEIAHLRTSVILGEAGLLSRVKLVHTGHEHLAEHLPAASHGKVKAIMFNLGYLPRGDKSVITVPQTTIPALHAAARCLCPGGRMSVLIYPGHEGGTEEASAVEQWAQSLSRVDFDLELIAAPRHTATSPRLLVVTRR; translated from the coding sequence ATGAAATCGACCGTCCAACCCGCCCCGGTCTCCATGACCGCGCTGGCCCAGAAAATGATCGCTGAGGTCATACGGCCTGGCGACCTCGCCATTGACGCCACTGTCGGCAATGGGCTCGATACATTTTTTCTCGCCGACCAGGTCGGCCCGGGCGGGAATGTGGTCGGTTTCGACATCCAGGAAATCGCCCATCTCCGCACCAGCGTCATCCTCGGTGAAGCCGGACTGCTCAGCCGGGTGAAACTGGTACATACCGGCCACGAGCACCTGGCCGAACACCTCCCGGCCGCCAGTCACGGCAAGGTCAAAGCCATCATGTTCAACCTCGGCTACCTGCCCCGCGGCGACAAGAGCGTCATCACTGTGCCGCAGACCACGATCCCCGCGCTGCACGCCGCCGCCCGCTGCCTGTGCCCCGGGGGACGCATGAGCGTGCTCATCTACCCCGGTCATGAGGGCGGCACGGAGGAAGCCAGCGCAGTCGAGCAATGGGCGCAGTCCCTGAGCCGGGTGGACTTCGACCTTGAGCTGATCGCCGCGCCCAGACACACCGCGACCTCCCCCCGCCTGCTCGTTGTTACCCGCCGATAG
- a CDS encoding NAD(P)/FAD-dependent oxidoreductase, with amino-acid sequence MNHDADYLIVGQGIAGSVLADKLLALGRQVHIVDDGHRTSSTRVAAGMINPLAGKRFALAPGTDWLLREAGEYFSRLEAESGERIFHSLPIRRILRNEREQTQLDKRRADPEYAPWLGEISPPGALTDVDNPLGSFVICGGGYVASGPLLETLRERFRRAGALIEAEFRHDDLDPLSDGVLWQGKSYRTAVFCEGMRLRGNPWFRDIPTDPVKGEILNLALNGPLPTEVLNKGKWLLPTAEGELRLGATYDRSNLDMAPTAEGRQRLLDAFRDIFPAGRGERVTDHVAGVRVCTRDNQPLMGRHREHPALALFNGFGSKANSLVPGWAGVFTAFLEGTGELPGAVDLYRK; translated from the coding sequence ATGAACCATGACGCCGATTACCTGATCGTCGGGCAAGGCATCGCCGGAAGCGTGCTCGCCGACAAGCTGCTCGCGCTCGGGCGGCAGGTCCATATCGTTGACGACGGGCACCGCACCAGTTCGACCCGTGTTGCCGCCGGGATGATTAACCCGCTGGCGGGTAAACGCTTCGCACTCGCCCCCGGCACGGACTGGCTCCTGCGCGAGGCCGGGGAATATTTTTCCCGCCTGGAGGCCGAGAGTGGGGAGCGGATTTTTCACTCGCTGCCCATCCGGCGCATCCTGCGCAACGAGCGCGAACAGACCCAGCTCGACAAGCGCCGCGCCGATCCCGAGTACGCGCCGTGGCTGGGCGAAATTTCACCGCCGGGCGCGCTCACCGATGTCGACAACCCGCTGGGCAGTTTTGTCATCTGCGGCGGCGGTTACGTGGCCAGCGGCCCGTTACTGGAAACACTTCGTGAACGCTTCCGGCGAGCCGGGGCCTTGATCGAGGCTGAGTTCCGTCACGACGACCTTGACCCGCTTTCCGACGGTGTCCTTTGGCAGGGAAAAAGCTACCGCACAGCCGTCTTTTGCGAGGGCATGCGCCTGCGCGGCAACCCGTGGTTCCGCGACATCCCGACTGATCCGGTCAAGGGCGAGATCCTCAACCTCGCCCTGAACGGCCCCTTGCCCACCGAAGTGCTCAACAAGGGCAAATGGCTGCTTCCGACCGCCGAGGGCGAACTGCGCCTTGGCGCGACCTATGACCGCAGCAACCTCGATATGGCGCCGACCGCCGAGGGCCGTCAACGCCTGCTGGACGCCTTTCGCGACATCTTCCCGGCCGGGCGCGGCGAACGCGTCACTGACCACGTGGCAGGCGTGCGCGTCTGTACCCGCGATAATCAGCCGCTGATGGGCCGCCATCGCGAGCACCCGGCGCTGGCGCTGTTCAACGGTTTCGGCTCGAAGGCAAATAGTCTTGTACCCGGCTGGGCGGGCGTTTTCACTGCGTTCCTGGAAGGCACCGGAGAGCTGCCCGGGGCCGTTGACCTTTACCGGAAATGA